From one Geoalkalibacter halelectricus genomic stretch:
- a CDS encoding FG-GAP repeat domain-containing protein, whose protein sequence is MKYLRLAFLSLVLVALAVVPAAADVFERLQKDFTPLSGVVIMPVDGEFLIDLDAARGVAPGDLFAVVRTGERIVHPVSGEVIGTLDDAKAVLRVTRVRSGYSYAVPVGDAAAINRGDKIRRFEHLSALFWDYTDQGESYFQQLREALPVLDWQAYDAAQARRPATPEAPLKFDAHLAFVARPGALDVLGPGGQVMHSYPLVAAAPSAVAMPQPVAATPVPVPVPAAPVATPAAPGIVAAPVPTAAGIQRAQQQQWEGVWITAEIDGTPVGMEVTDLTGDGRNEVAVLFHDRLEVGRLEGRDYHTLATLNFDGMERSLAISAADLDGNGRNELYITAVRNGQLASRVVVLEGNLLHIAQSNIPWYLRSVQWLDEGRILLAQRMGGLEHDFTGSIFRVRLTGGQLSEGPAMATPRNLDLFGFVPFAGRDGATLFARLNPVDRLQVLNADGRVLWESSRRFGGSEVYFERLSPAAGTAQDIREVLIHPDLGIGPAGEILVPLSEGRRVSIRIRGLGPSRLVAMQPEGSLLREVWHTQPQDGYLVNFRLADVTGDGRAEIVQTVTFSRPLMAGSGRAAVVVYELHP, encoded by the coding sequence TTGAAGTATCTACGCTTGGCTTTTTTGTCCCTGGTGCTTGTGGCTTTGGCGGTGGTGCCGGCCGCGGCTGATGTATTTGAAAGGCTGCAAAAGGACTTCACGCCCCTTTCGGGTGTGGTCATCATGCCCGTGGACGGCGAGTTTCTTATCGATCTCGATGCCGCGCGCGGCGTGGCACCTGGCGATCTGTTTGCGGTGGTGCGCACCGGTGAGCGTATCGTGCACCCGGTCAGCGGCGAGGTGATCGGCACCCTGGATGATGCCAAGGCGGTGCTGCGCGTGACGCGTGTACGCTCGGGGTACAGCTATGCCGTGCCCGTGGGCGATGCGGCGGCCATTAATCGCGGCGATAAGATCCGCCGTTTCGAACACCTCAGTGCGCTGTTCTGGGATTACACCGACCAGGGCGAGAGTTATTTTCAGCAGTTGCGCGAAGCCCTGCCGGTGCTTGATTGGCAGGCCTACGACGCCGCCCAGGCGCGGCGCCCCGCGACACCCGAGGCGCCGCTTAAATTCGATGCTCATCTGGCCTTCGTGGCGCGCCCCGGCGCCCTTGACGTGCTCGGTCCCGGTGGTCAGGTGATGCACTCCTATCCCCTGGTTGCCGCGGCGCCCAGCGCCGTTGCAATGCCTCAGCCTGTTGCCGCCACGCCGGTTCCCGTACCCGTGCCCGCGGCGCCGGTGGCAACCCCCGCCGCGCCCGGCATTGTCGCCGCGCCCGTACCCACGGCCGCGGGCATTCAACGTGCCCAGCAACAGCAGTGGGAAGGCGTCTGGATCACCGCCGAAATCGACGGCACCCCGGTCGGCATGGAAGTCACTGACCTGACCGGCGACGGCCGCAATGAAGTCGCCGTTCTGTTCCATGACCGCCTGGAAGTGGGCCGCCTCGAAGGGCGCGACTACCATACCCTGGCCACCCTCAACTTCGACGGCATGGAGCGCAGCCTTGCCATCTCCGCCGCCGACCTCGACGGCAACGGTCGCAACGAACTCTACATCACCGCCGTGCGCAACGGCCAGTTGGCATCGCGCGTGGTGGTTCTCGAAGGCAACCTGCTGCACATCGCCCAAAGCAACATCCCCTGGTATCTGCGCAGCGTCCAGTGGCTCGATGAGGGTCGCATTCTCCTCGCCCAGCGCATGGGCGGGCTCGAGCATGACTTCACCGGCTCGATTTTCCGCGTGCGCCTAACCGGCGGTCAGTTGAGCGAAGGGCCCGCCATGGCCACGCCACGCAACCTCGACCTTTTTGGATTCGTGCCCTTTGCCGGACGCGACGGGGCCACCCTCTTCGCCCGTCTCAACCCCGTCGACCGCCTGCAGGTGCTCAACGCCGACGGTCGGGTCCTGTGGGAAAGCAGCCGGCGCTTCGGCGGCAGTGAGGTGTATTTCGAGCGCCTCTCTCCCGCCGCCGGTACCGCCCAGGACATCCGCGAGGTGCTGATTCACCCCGACCTCGGCATCGGTCCGGCGGGCGAGATCCTGGTGCCCCTCAGCGAGGGTCGGCGGGTTTCGATCCGCATCCGCGGCCTTGGTCCGAGCCGCCTGGTGGCCATGCAGCCCGAAGGTTCGCTGCTGCGCGAAGTTTGGCACACCCAGCCCCAGGACGGCTATCTCGTCAATTTTCGGCTGGCCGACGTCACCGGCGACGGCCGCGCCGAAATTGTGCAGACCGTGACCTTCAGCCGCCCCCTGATGGCCGGTTCAGGGCGCGCCGCGGTGGTGGTTTACGAGCTGCATCCCTAG